The DNA window ATCATGACCACCAGCACCACGGGCATCAGGAATGGCAGCGCAACATTGAATTCAAACATGGCCTGGCCACGTTGCCTGACGACAGATCTCATTCGGCCCGCGCCTGGGTATTGTTATCGGGCGCACTTTGCAAACCATTGAGCACCTGCAACAGCGCCGAAATTTGCCGACCGATGGCACTGTCCTTGTCGCCCCGGGATTCGATGGCTTCCAATATCTGTGTCGATTGTTTCAGCCTGACCAGGCTCATGTTGTACCAGGCTTTTTGGTTTTCCGGCTCCAATTCGACACAACGCTGGTAAGCGGCGATGGCGGCATCATGGCGACCGGTGCGGGTGTAAATATTGCCGAGCCGGAACCAGCCCGGTGCGTAGTTGGGCACTAAGGCCAGAACTTCCAGATATTGGCTTTCCGCCTGATCCAACTTGGCCAGCTTATAGGCGTGTTCGGCCTGGGCCTGCAGGGCCACGATTTCCTGGTTGCCATCGGATGTTGCGGGCGTGCTGCTGCAGGCACAGAGCATCAAGGCCAGGCCCGCAAGCGTTAGTAAATTTGTCAATTTGGATCCCATATCAGCTCATCTCCCTGGGTAATTTGCAGTTGTGCGACGCTGCCGGCGGCCAGTTCCAAAACACTGGATGCCTGCCGGCAATGGCTGGATCGCCACGGTTTCAGCCCCGTGACTATGCGGACGACTTTGTGTCTGCGGTCGAGGTAAACCAGATCCAGGGGATACCCCATCCACATGGTGTGTACGGCATTGCAGGGGCTGATCAACATGCCCTGATCTGACTGCAATGGTGCCCGCCCCAATAAACCGCGCAGCCGCAACCAGGGGGTGTCAGCCAGGCTAACCTGTAACTCTTTACCGTTGCGGCTATTTAACATTTTGATCTTTTTCATAATTCGTACATGAATTTCATGACTATCGGGAATGCCAGGATGAGAAAGGTGACGGGGAAAATAAACGCAATCAGCGGAAACACCAGCTTGACCGGGGCCTCAAGGGCCTTTTTCTCCGCCCGCTGGAAACGTTCCACCCGGCGTTGATCGGATTGGATCCTGAGTGTCTGTCCCAGGCTGGCACCGGTTTTTTCCGCCTGTGCCAGGGAACTGACCAGGCTGTTGATTTCGGTAATTTGCACCCTGTCGGCCATGTTGCGAAACGCCTGGGCCCGCGACATACCGGCGCGCATATCACGGATAACCTTTTCCAGTTCGATTTTCATCGGACCATTGGGCCCCCGTTCCACCGCCTGCATCAGGGCGCCGGACATATTGAGTCCGGCCTCAATGGACATGGTGAGATAATCCAGGTAAACAGGCAGTACCTTGACTATGAGTCCCTGGCGCTTTTTACGCAGATCGTTCAGGGTCAACACCGGCAGGTAAAAGCCCAATACGGCGGCAATGAGCAGGTAATTTAGCTGAACCGCATCCAGCATCAGGCCGGCGACCAACATCAGACCCAGGGCAAAAAAGGTGCTGATGATGCGGATGGCAAAATACTGTTCGGCGTTCATCATGTAGGACAAACCCGACAGCTGCAGTTTCTTGGACACCCGCTCCAGATAGTCCACGCTGAGCTTTTCACTGACGTAATAGGCCAGCAGCCTGACTATGGGCCAGATCATTTTGAGGCCAGGCGTCAGGGGATCCATAAACTCGCGGCTGTCCTGCGGCACCTTGCGGTAGATACGGGTGCAGCTGACGATAAGCGCTATGACGGCCAGGGTGTAAATGGTGACGATAAGATTGACCATATACCCTCCTAGACGTCGATGGAGACGATCTTTTTAATCGCCAGGTAACCGCA is part of the Shewanella cyperi genome and encodes:
- a CDS encoding tetratricopeptide repeat protein — protein: MTNLLTLAGLALMLCACSSTPATSDGNQEIVALQAQAEHAYKLAKLDQAESQYLEVLALVPNYAPGWFRLGNIYTRTGRHDAAIAAYQRCVELEPENQKAWYNMSLVRLKQSTQILEAIESRGDKDSAIGRQISALLQVLNGLQSAPDNNTQARAE
- a CDS encoding DUF192 domain-containing protein, whose amino-acid sequence is MKKIKMLNSRNGKELQVSLADTPWLRLRGLLGRAPLQSDQGMLISPCNAVHTMWMGYPLDLVYLDRRHKVVRIVTGLKPWRSSHCRQASSVLELAAGSVAQLQITQGDELIWDPN
- a CDS encoding type II secretion system F family protein; this translates as MVNLIVTIYTLAVIALIVSCTRIYRKVPQDSREFMDPLTPGLKMIWPIVRLLAYYVSEKLSVDYLERVSKKLQLSGLSYMMNAEQYFAIRIISTFFALGLMLVAGLMLDAVQLNYLLIAAVLGFYLPVLTLNDLRKKRQGLIVKVLPVYLDYLTMSIEAGLNMSGALMQAVERGPNGPMKIELEKVIRDMRAGMSRAQAFRNMADRVQITEINSLVSSLAQAEKTGASLGQTLRIQSDQRRVERFQRAEKKALEAPVKLVFPLIAFIFPVTFLILAFPIVMKFMYEL